The following proteins are co-located in the Bacillus pumilus genome:
- a CDS encoding inositol monophosphatase family protein encodes MTNWVEIDRLAKLWVKEAGSRIKASMQEGLSIETKSNPNDLVTNIDKETERFFIEKIQSTFSDHHILGEEGQGEEVTSLGGIVWIIDPIDGTMNFIHQKRNFAISIGIFENGVGKIGLIYDVIHDELYHAVKGKGAYMNDTLLPPLKDVAIEKAVVGINPTWAIESPHFDAKPFARLVRDVRGTRTIGSAALELAYIASGRSDAYVTLRLAPWDYAAGCVLLDEVGAVYSNIHGDRLTFLEKNSIVAGNRSICEKILHDYIKGSENNR; translated from the coding sequence ATGACAAACTGGGTGGAAATTGACCGTCTTGCAAAGCTTTGGGTAAAAGAAGCAGGAAGCCGCATTAAAGCGTCCATGCAGGAAGGTCTATCAATTGAAACAAAATCAAATCCAAATGATCTTGTCACAAATATCGATAAAGAAACAGAGCGTTTTTTCATTGAAAAGATTCAGTCGACATTTTCAGATCATCATATTTTAGGAGAAGAGGGACAAGGGGAAGAGGTGACCTCACTGGGTGGGATTGTGTGGATCATTGATCCGATTGATGGCACAATGAACTTTATCCATCAAAAACGCAACTTTGCCATTTCAATTGGGATATTTGAAAATGGTGTTGGAAAAATCGGACTGATTTATGACGTGATTCATGACGAGCTATACCATGCAGTCAAAGGAAAAGGCGCCTATATGAACGATACCTTACTCCCGCCTTTAAAAGATGTAGCGATTGAAAAAGCCGTTGTTGGCATAAACCCGACATGGGCGATTGAAAGCCCGCATTTTGACGCCAAACCATTTGCCCGTCTCGTACGTGATGTGAGGGGGACACGAACCATAGGGTCAGCTGCGCTTGAGCTCGCTTATATTGCAAGTGGCAGAAGTGACGCATACGTCACGTTAAGGCTTGCGCCATGGGATTATGCAGCAGGCTGCGTGCTGCTTGATGAAGTAGGGGCTGTTTACTCAAATATTCACGGAGACCGGCTTACGTTCCTAGAGAAAAATAGCATTGTTGCCGGAAATCGATCCATTTGTGAAAAGATCTTGCACGATTACATAAAAGGAAGCGAAAATAATAGATAA